CTGCACGAACATAAAACTTGTTGCCTCCTCTTTTCCTCATTGGTATTCAGCACAACAGCAGGGTGTCCCTGGGGGATTCTGCTccactctctgtctccctctcttcgtttgtgtgtgtgtgtgtgtgtgtgtgtgtgtgtgtgtgtgtgtgtgtgtgtgacaggagtGGGATTCCCTGACCCAGAGATCAGGCAGAGACAAAGCATTCCTTTGAGGCCTCATTCTCACCCTCCTTACTGgcctcagaaaaaaaaagttttgcaggGGAACAGATCCAGAGAGCAGCAGTTTAATCAAAGTGCTGCACTGGTGTACATGTTAGCAATACTTCAATAATTACAGTGTtgaaatgaaatagaaatataGTGACTGACAATGTAATAACTGCCACATAATGTAGTAGCttgataaatgtaattaaatgcaGCACTAAATGAGCCAGAAATGTAATTAATCCCAAAACACGTCATTACCTGTGTGTGAAATTTTTATTAGTAACAGTGACTAAATTACAAAGTGACAAATTACATTATTAGTCACTATAATAATTCCATCACCAGGTAGAATATGTCATGTTTTACTCCTCTCTAATAGTTGGGATGATGTCATGACATAGTCAGACACATTAAAaggtttaattacatttttaacctggttattttattacattttgatgaaTTACTGCACACAGTATTAAATTATTCCATATTCATTCAGTGTTACATTATCAGTACTGTGCACTGTAACAAAAAAGTGCTTGTAAAAACTGTATAGGTTTATTTTTATGGATGCACTTCAAATGTAGACGGGCAATATTCGTGGATACTTAAATTTTTCATCCAAATCAGAATGAATTAGTCAGGGAGCAGCACTTGTGCTGTAGCCTACATGAGAGCTTAGATGGGATAGTTATCATTGATCACAGGCTGATAATACAGAGAACGCTGCTTCAGAAGACTGATTCATCATATCAGAGGAATGCACTCAAATATAGCCTGAGAGAATCATGGACACACATTCCCTGTCAAACTCCCTGCCTTTCCCTGTGTTTGCTCTTaatatacagacagacacacacacgtgcatgccggcacacacacagagtcattaTTACTTGCTCTTGCAGGAAGTGTCATGTCTGATCACTGCCTCTCATGTCAATGAAGACGCTCGCACACATCCATTATCCTGTCAAAActgatcagtgtgtgtgtctgcgtgtgagTCTTGCAaatgtgacagagagaaaggagaaagagtgagataaaaaagaaagaagtgagaggcaatttaatttctttcttaaacccccctccacccccacccacaACACTCTCTCATCCCCATCTCATCACAGTGagtggaaaaaaagacagaaatgttaaTCTCAACTTTGCCATTCTAGCTTTCTTCATTTTCAGAGCGTCATCATGAGGAAAGATAGATGAGTATTATGGTTTTCATGAAGCGCTTCTATTGAGAGGGCACAGGGACAAACCAGATCAGTTTCAAGCAAGGATATTAGATTcatattttgtatgaagggcCTATTTCGTAATGAAACACACACTATTCAGTCTTATCATCCAATATGCAACATGCTGTTATTTGACATATTGTAGATGGACAATTTTGTCTGAATCACCTGCTTGTTTTATGTGAGCTATTTGCAGTGTACCTCATCTGTTTGTTGGTGCTGTTTTCCAGGCAGAGACATTGGTCATTCTACACAGCATCCTGCTCTGGAAAGCTGTCAGAACCAATTTCCTATCATGAGTGTATGAGGACACCTGCTGGAGATTTGTTGACACTGTTTCCATTTCTAACCAGCCTCATAGGAAAGTGCAGAATCAGTTAATGTAGCTTAATAAGGATTTGTTCCCTATTCATCTGGATGTGAGTTTATCAGATGTGGGAGTCTGGTGGTTATCCCAGtgcacacattacacacaagaCAAATACAGTTTGCTGGGTCTTTTTTTATTGACACATTGACTTCATCTTTTTTAGTTGTTCATCATAAcctgaaaatgcaaatattcaGTCATTAGctaaaaaatgaaacaagaaaacagCATTTAGTGTTAGCCATCTGAAGGTGCTCCTTCACAAGAGAATTtaaatctgtttgtgtgtctccctTACCTGGTCGATCCACACATTGAAAGCGGAGACTCTGGTAAAGACAGTGGGTTTCTTCTTATAGTTGCAGCCAAGACCAGAGACGAAGCTGGCAATGCCATGGACCTCCCAGATACCCTCTGTGTTCTTACAGTTCAGAGGGCCGCCAGAGTCTCCCTGGACACGGAAATAAAGGAGGAGGACTTATGTTTGATTCATTTGGTGGAGGAACTGGTAGACTGACAATGCACAACTATGAGAATCACAATCAGAATTATTGTTTCACCAAGTATAATGGGAGACACAAGAAACATTTGGCATGTTCCTTGGCAGCTAGACAACACGAGTGtgacagggaaaaaaaacctCCCCCtttattccttccttcctgaCATTTTTATCTCAACACAGTCATTGCGTTCAAATTCAGATTTGCTTCACTGGGATAATTAAGTACAGCATTGCCAAAGGAGGTTTTACCCGCTTTACAATGTAAGTATGAtaattctgatttttttttgtgaaaaaaataaagaaatagctgaaaacacataaattaaaataattttctctccccttatgcacacacacacacacacacacagagtacaaaCTTACGTTGCATCCAGCCACGATTCCATCCCCACCAGCACACACCATGGAGGTCCTGACAGCGATACCCCACCAGTCAGGCTGGGAGCAGGTGGCATAGTCAGCCACAGGCATCAAtgcctgctgcagcttctcagctATGGGGCCTCCGGCtaaaacacacaggcagagtCTATTACTATCATCCACATAAACTAGCTGTCTGTCAAATCTGTTTTGCAGCATTTCCCCAAGAGCCAAATTCACAGTCCGACACAAATTTTCAATTTAGGAGTAATCCTCCCCCAAAAAAGTTTCAGCTAAAATCTCATGCATGTGATTTTCATCCCAACTTTGGAGGCTTCCCTGGGTAACCCTGattgcacacactcacacgcagcTGGTTAGAAATCCAAACATCACGCTTGCACACCAGTTAAACACCCTGAAGGACAGCAACATGAAGAAATTTCAGAGATGCtaagctgaaaaaaacaaatacaatgacagacacatacacacagcccaGCGTTCCACAAACGATTACTTACTGTACAGCCTGCCCCATCCGGTGATGTAGCAGGGGTAGAGGTTAGACAGCACAGTGCCAGCAGGAGGGACACATGCCAACTGCACCTGGTCACTCAAAGTTACAGACTCTGACAGCTTGATCAGGGCAATATCGTTACtgcaagaaagacagaaagagagagagagaaagagacttaGGGAGGTGGTTGTATTAACAAGCAATTTAATATCTTCCTCCAGagccagaagaagaagagagaaagaaagctaGATAAGATAATGAGAACAATTTCAATCTGTATTTTTGCATTCTTTCTTACTGTTatcatacatata
This sequence is a window from Siniperca chuatsi isolate FFG_IHB_CAS linkage group LG5, ASM2008510v1, whole genome shotgun sequence. Protein-coding genes within it:
- the ela3l gene encoding elastase 3 like; the encoded protein is MIPVVLASVLIASAIGCGTPPVEPLTARVVNGVDAKPHSWPWQISLQYERDGVWRHTCGGSLIAANWVMTAAHCINTKFSYRVFVGKHNLVEEEAGSKAILPEKIIVHEKWNPIFVAFGNDIALIKLSESVTLSDQVQLACVPPAGTVLSNLYPCYITGWGRLYTGGPIAEKLQQALMPVADYATCSQPDWWGIAVRTSMVCAGGDGIVAGCNGDSGGPLNCKNTEGIWEVHGIASFVSGLGCNYKKKPTVFTRVSAFNVWIDQVMMNN